In Citrus sinensis cultivar Valencia sweet orange chromosome 3, DVS_A1.0, whole genome shotgun sequence, the sequence TCCCTTCTGTATCCCAATGGGTCCCTCGGCTCTCTGCACGATGAAACTGACATCCCACACAATGTCGAGAGGCCAACAGCTCCAGCATATAAGCAACAGATAAGGGGGCACTATCAGGCAAAAGCTGCAAAACCAAAGATCATAAAAGGAAGCCGACCGATACGCAAGAGAGACCCATTCCATTAAGAGAATCATGGTGAGTAGCTGAACTCGAGTATAAGGATAAGAAATAAAGGTACCACTAACAGTAATTAAATGCCAAATATGATACTGTGACATCACAATGTGAACAACAAGAATACTTCAAGCCCATGCAAGTACAGAACGAAGGTCAGGGAGAGGAAAAGAAttcatgatgatgatgattatgaaACTTTGATTTGTACACCGCGGATCTATTATGGTCAAATGTTTAATAGCAATCATAAAGGCTTGGACGCATGACAAAAGAAGGACCAACAAAGATGGGACTTTTCAGGTTACAGTTAGCAAGTGGGAAATGCGAAAGACGTATATGCAATAGAAGTATTAATTAGCTGCAACTTAAAGATAGTGATGATGCGAATTATCTCTCAAGAAAACTTACTTTCACATGAAGAGTCCCGTATTCAGTCTCTAACCTGACAATGCCCTACAAGGAAAagttaatgataaatattagCAAACTGATCTAAGATTAAACCATTAAGCATGTGTTATCAAGATTCGCACAACATAACAAACAGGTCTTTTTACACTATCACACAATATACCAATGTCAAATATATCCACTTTTATGAACCtctaaatacatgaaatgCAAATTTGGAAAGCTCTAAATCAACCTTTTCatacaataattttactagcaaaaagaagaaaggagAGAGACTTTCTCTTCAAAATTTACCAGATATTACCTCTCCTTTCCCAAAGATTAGACCCGATGTCCACATAACTTGATCACGTGCGTCTCGTGGATTAGGCTCCAGTGCATCTTTCTGCTTCTTCAGCCAACACTAAAGCAAGAAGGAGAGCGAGATCGCATCATCATAATCACCCTATGATGTCCCGTTAGATATTTGTAATAATCAAATCTGAATTTGTACACCCAGAGAcactattaattaaattctatttCAGCCTGTTAAATTTCCACAACCCAGTAACCATTAACCACCTCCTATAATTACAACGAAAAtaaggttttttctttttctttttttttttaaattgttcttTCCCaccggaaaaaaaaaaaaaaaagaagacgaaaaagaagaagaagaagaaacatttaaaattaaaaagacgAGTTTTGATTTAACagaattgaaaagaaaaccaCACCTCACCGAATCTAGAGCCACAGGCTTGTTTATCTCCACAAAACACCCAAGAATCACACGAACAAGGCCGATCCTCAGCCTCACACGTGTCCTTACAAGCCATGCAACACTCTTTCGAAGAATTCACCTTGAAATTAGCACCCCATTTCACCGCATCACCCCAGAGCTCCAAATGCTCAATTCCTCTGCAacatctttcttcttcttcttcttcttcttggcCGCCTCCACTGAATGACAGTGTTGAATCCAAAGATACATGACTAGTGCTTGGTTTATAGCCTACAGAGAAGCAAAAGTAGAACATGAAGAAGGAGATGCAGCCCAACACGAAGATTATTAGAACAGCTAATCTGCTGAGTTCTGAGTCGGTTTGCCTGCGGCCCATATCGAGTGGAGTTCGCAAACCCAGAAATTGACTCtcttattatttgtttgtattCATTCAGATTCTCACTCCTCATTCTGCGAGCTTTTAAAACGAAAGGGACTCTGTTTTGAGTGCATGGACCTGTCATAGGCTGACGTCAACTCAACTGACATCCTTCGATTTGTTTAATGTATTCTACGTACTTTTTGACACGTGTCGCATTTCCTGCATATGGGCAGTAgatttaaaggaaaattatatACACTTGAGGCACCAATGAACTtgataaatacaaaattctaGGGCAtctttatcattaatttaaattttaaatgtacctattaaatattttaagagtGATGATATAGTTACAAATTTTTGGACAAActtatcttgtacaaattgatgtgacaataattcattggttgaatgaaaatataaaataatataaataaatcatatggggcaagtgatatttaattcaactaattttatcatgtcacatcaatttatacaaaataaatttatacaagaatttataaccatatcattactcatatttTAACTACTCAGGTGAGTGTGAAATTGAAGTTCGCTCTCTAAGAAATCGGCATTTCAACACTTATTGtacaaagaataaaaaattaatttttataagataaaagtTTCAAATTAGTGCTTATCAAACTACAGAATTGGACGTTCACTAAacattttaagtaattttaccCCTTTTTTTCTGGATGTTCACTAAacattttaagtaattttacccctttttttccccactatattaaacaaatacgCAATCAACTAGCACATGTTGAGTTGATGGAAATAATATGTTCTTTCGTAGCCACTAGTTTCCTGTTTCAACCGCAATCACCGTCAGATCCATGCATTTTAACCTTTCGCGCCGAAGCTTCTTGTGTTAGGTAACGCTAATCGGCAGCAAGCAGTGTGCACAGACcaaaaaagagagaggaaaaaaaacacTACTCCAGCTGCAAATTACTTTGAGAGCAAAGCTTTTGGTTGGGGGCATATTTTCTGATATGCACACGTAAATCGTTTTTGTTGCTTATTGTCTCGCCGTCATCTGAGTTACGAGTCAAAGCGTGTTTACTCGAGCTAATGcgtaaaatgaaataaaagagaCGGTGATTATAAATAATACTTGACCGCCTGTGGCAGCAATAAGATCAATGTTTGCATATAAACGTGTGGTGTTACAAACAGAACAGTATACAAAATAATCCGCCTCCAAGAACATACAGTTCTCAACTATAGTTACCTCAGAGAGTCAAATATTTACAGAGCTGAATTACATAATTGATCACAAAGAGCAGGACTCAAGTATCAAACAAGTTGCTAAAAGGGCCGTTAAAAAGAGGATAATATGTAACCAAACACTAAGCCAAGTGGAGAATGCCTGCACAACTAAAAATCATCTATCATGAAAACTCATACAAACAATAAATTAGTACTAGTAAGCTTTAATAACTTCTCTGCGAATTGGGCAATATCACTACTGTATTAATCCTGAGATATCAAAAACACACAAATGAAGACATTCAACAAATTCCTTAActaagatgaaaaaataaatcattgcAAAACAAGCTAATATCATTTCAccaccaaaagaaaaagcagaaaaatgttttaaaagaatcAACAAAAGATGGGACAGTCAACAAAGAATAGGTTACAACCCTCATGCATATGatgaaaatacaataaaagCCAACATAGTGAACAATCTGGAACACAATCAAGTACCCGGAAGTGTTCATTCAAACAATTCTAGAGGAGAACATGAACTTCAGATTTGTTAAAGTAAGAAATGAACCATCAAGGTCATAACTAAACTTCCTTAATTACTATACAAACCATCAAGGacataaagaaaaaacaattacCGTGCACACAAAGACCAACCATTCTATATCATGCAGGAATTAACCAATCAGAGATCTAATAGCAAGCACCTAAATTTTATGCACCATGTTTCCGCTATACCCACTATTTAAAGGACACCTACCGTCATGAATTAAGGTCCTGAGATACAAGTAAACGAAAAATATAGGCTAAACCAACTAAGATAGGTTCCAGCCCACATCCCACAAATATCCTATTTCCAAAGATTGCACTAAGAACTTACACAGAAGAACCAAAAAAATCCAACTCAAAAGACGTGCGTAGCTTCAAACCAATAAGTTAACATCCAATTCAAGGATCTTGTTCCAAGATTTAGTGAAGAAAGATCTTGAGAATAAGTTCAGCAGTCGATAATAACtgattttcattatctaatgCAGTGAAGCCCGCTTTGATATCATCCACCCTGCGCCTTCTCTAGATATCAAATGAAAAGAACTTTCATCACTACCACACTCCAAAACACACCAAGCATCTGTGGTTTGATGTTAAAAGAACGGAAGTTACAGGACGAGTCCATTGACAATCCACCGAACCACTCATAAACCCAACAGCTGAACATGGGATATCTTTAATCGAGAAATGAAATCATGTGAAAACGAAACAGCAAATGTTAGGAATATATGGCAACAGACCTTCAGTCTAAATGACATCATAACTTGCTGTTGGTGACATAAACATAGGAATTTCAATCTTTCACCAGATATACTTCAAAATGCCAGTTCATAACTCAGAAGACCAAAAATTAAACGCGAGAAACACAAATCTTAGCATATCACTTGAGGAGATGTCAACaagtaattgaaaattaaacaaacactAGATAGACAAAACAGCTAAGGTGCGAACAATTTTCATGTGTTCTTCTCCTTTAAAATTCAACTTTTGTTTGTCTTTCCATTGTCACTTAGATTGCAATTccataagaaaatcaaagctATGCTGAAATGCAAGGAGCATCTATATGCTTCACAAGCCTATCTGTAGGCTAAGCATGTGCAATACCACTTATCAACTTCCGTAAGTGGTACCAAGTGTTAAGATTAAGAAAACTTGTTATGACCATGCAAAATAATACTCATTGATTTCTTCTTACAACCATCAATTAGTTGCTTGTTAACTCgctttcatattttcattcagGCTTGCGGCACTGAGAGCATACGCGGTCCAACATGACTAAATTGCCTTCTATATCTCATTCAGAACTTATCCAGTGAATTCAGCATAGCAAAACATCCAAAAATGTTTTACCATATAGAGGAAAACCTCAATCTCTCATCAAAAGCTGTCCATTAAACAGATTATGCAGATGCCTCCACATTGTCCATCAAGTGGAGTTCTTAtacagaaaataaagaagcaattCGTACATATCACACACTGAACACTTCTTATTTTCATCTCTAAATGAGGGAAGTTTCCTTACAGCATTAAGACTTGACAAAGTAACCAGTCTGTAGAACCAAGAATGGCCTAAACCAGTGCAGCCCTTCTCTTACTACAAAATGTTTTAAGTTAGGAAACTTCTTCCATAACATATAGAGGCTACTAAGCCCAGCAACTTGATCCCCTCCAAAATGGTTGGAATCCTAATGCGGGAAGCTTCATATAGTCCACACCCTACAGCAGCCTCTTTTGTCATCTCAAATCTGTTCCATAGAAAATTCACTTGTAACCATAGATTCCTTTGTCGTGAACGATATGTCTTTAGGAAACTAGAGAGATGCCAAAGTCTTCGGTGAACCATTGTCTCTCAGTTTACAATACACTAGGAATATTAGATCATtgtattttaacataaaagaaaattttcacttacaattcaatttttaccACATCAGTAGTATGATCCAGAACCACCACTACCCATGTAACTGCTGCCTCCCACACCACGACCAGGATACATTGATGAGTAAGAGCTACCACCAACCTGCTAAGTGAGACAGAACACAGTCATAAGAAACATAGCAAAGATTGATGATCAAAATTGTCCCAAATCAATAAGGTTTTAAGAGCCATACATCAGATCCACGAGGCATATAATCACTACCATAACTGGAAGAGTACATTCCACCAACATCACCGCCACTATATGAACCTGAAAACCACACAATAgtttagaaaaatttattaaaaaataagtcaaGTGTCTGTAGCAGTTATAACATACTGCAGTACAACTCacaaacaatatatatttCCATGATATATGGTCAACATCAAGTTATCTAGAAAACATACCACCTCCATAGCCCATGCCCTGACGACTGCTATAAAGTCCGTGAGAATCCTGACTGGAGATTGAGCTTCTGCTGCCACCATATCCTAGATTAGATCTCCCCATTCTGCAACATCAGAAGAAGTGAGTCATCTAAGTAGTGTTGCTGCCTAAAGCAGTAGTATGAACTATAACTGCTTCAACTTCAAATGCATAACAAACCTATCACCATATGCATCCCCATATTGAGGAGCACCTCCACCGAGGTCATAGTCCAGACGAGCCCTTGAGTGGCGAACACCAGGATCAGCGTAACGAGGCGGAACATCATCCTTGGATCAAGTTTTGAAGTGTGTATGtcataaacaatttaataGCTAACTAAATTCTAACAACTGTATGGAATatgtacaaaatttaaatgagaCTGAAACTAACCACAACAGAATAAGGACGTTTTGACCCAGACACAGTCTCATAATCACGGGCGCGCCCTTCACGGTAACTTGGAGGCGGCCTCTCAAACCTTTGAGCATAGCCATCATCTACATAAGGTCTCCTTGCTGCACCGCGAGAAGTACTTCTTGGCATGTCAGGATAGCCAGAGCCACGGGATGTATACTCATCTCTATAAGGGCGTCTATCAGGAACAACCCTTGAACCATAATCTACTGGAGCTCTACTTCGTGGAGGAGGAACCTCATCTCGGCGACCATATTCTCTCTTTAAGCCAGGCTTTGGGTAAGAAGGAACTGTCAACAATGTGAATAGCATTATACGCATAACAAATCACAGGCTGGTCAATAAATCACGGTAAGGAAATGATGCACACCAGGCGCTCTTCTATCATAGGATCTAGGTGGAGGTGGGGGCATAGGCCTAGCTCTTGCTGTCATCGACATAATAGGACGTCTATCTCTCACAGGAACAGGCCTCTTCACACTAGCTGGAGGGAGACGACTTCCAATCCCCCTTGCACTACGTCCTGGTAAGCTACGTGGTGATGGAAGACCCCATGAGCCCCTTGTTGCCCGTCCAGTCCCACGTCCCGACCGGAAATCACCACGACTAGCATGTTTGCCTTTACCTCTCTGAAGTGGTCTTGACAACCTGGCCCTAACTTTAGCCTGAATCAggacaaaaacacaaaataatgATCAGCTGACAGAAACAAAGGCATTACAAGGAAAAGTTACACCAGTAAGAATCAAGATAAAACCTTGTTGTCCCCTTCACCCAACTCAGCATTGTTGATGCTTTTAGCACATGTGACAGCAGCATCATGAGTATCGAATGTTACAAATCCAAAGTCCTTCCTCTTGGCAGATGGCATATTTCGGGCAAGCTCAATCTTAGTGATCTCCCCATAATTCTTTAGAAGTTCGCGGACACGATCTTCATCCCATGAAGCAGGCAGACCATCAACAAATACAGTTTTAACctgaaatttgaaaacaaagtCAGTCTAACTCTCTCACAAGATCATCTGAACTCCAGGTTAAAAAGCACATCAAGATTACACACAAGTATGTGCACAGATAAAACCAACCTACAAACACTTGTATGCATACGTTTTCCAAATTCACAAACAACAACACAATTAGCATAAACAAGCGTTACATTTAAGTTATCAGAACTAATCCCTCAGACCATATCCTCAAAACAggaaaatatgattttggtGAGCAATACAGTTTATTGCGTGAATCAGAAGAACCAAATCTTGTATTAACTAACCAGTAGCCATACATCATATCCACAGAGCCACAATAACTCCCTGCATTACATTCAACAAGCAGAGAAGGACTATACCAGCAAGAATTGAAACTAACCCAGCAAGCAATGCAGAAGAATCATCCAAAACATTTACCTGAGCCATAATTTCATCGCCCGGGTCAATGAAGGAATCAGCAAAAGAAACCTTTGCTGGTCTATCAACACCAAACAACACATCTCTCTTCTGAAGACGCTTAAAAGCATCCATGGCATCTGAACGAGATGAGAATTCTAAAAAGGCAAATCCTCGATTCATTCCCTCGTTGTTACTATCTTCTACCAAAGTCAAATCTTCAACATTGTCAACTCCATAATGTTTCAGTTTCTCTTTCAACTGAAAAAACCAGTTAAAGGCTAGTCAGGGTATAATGTCTTCTAATAGCCAGTTATCTTTATAATAGAACTTTATGCCTAATTTTTACACCAGGATATACCACAGTACTTACAGCTTCTTTTGTCCATGTCTTACAAATGTTACCCAGAAAAAGAGTGTCGCTATCTTGACTAGGAGTAACACCACATTGTTTGCCATTGATCTGGAATTGAAGtaatttagataataaaatttatcaaacaggAAGACAACTTTAGCCTCTGTCGATGAGAGGGCAGATAAGAATTTACCACAGGATTTTTGAGCTCTGTAACAGCTTGTCTTGCTTGTTCCACAGTTGCAAAACGCAGGAATGCAAACCCCTTATTCTTCTTTGTCTGTGGGTTCATCATCAACCTGACTTCTGTGACCTCACCAACTTGACTAAAAACTTTCCTCAGATCATCCCCAACGACATCCTTATCCAAACCACCAACGAAAACTTCAAACTCCTTACGTTTGCGCCTCTCCTGAAACATTTCATGATGATCATGTTCCTCTGCATCAACCATCTCTGGACGCTCTGCTTCCTCACCAGCATTCTCAACTTCCTCTTCACCTTGTCCATGTTCCTCAGGAACATCTTCCATTTCTCCCTCAGCTAAATCATCCTCTTCTTCCTCACCAACATTCTCATCATCATGTTCATCCTCTTCATTCCCTACTTCCTGAACATCCTCATGTTCTGTTTCCTTGTCATCATAATCCACCCCTCCATATTCTTCAGGTTCGTATTCAGGTTCATTATCATCCAGGTCTAACCGCTCATCCTTTTCATACTCATCTACAGACTCCTTTACCTCATCTTCTTCTGCCATTAAAAACAAAGGCAGACCAACTAGACCAGTCAAGAAAGACTCAAATTGCTTCTTATCCTTTCCAATACTAAAAATCCATAAATTATCTCTCACAAGTCCTAAAGCTACAAAATATTGATTATACTCAAATACTGGCTATAATTTCCATTTGTAAATACACAGTCGAAACAAAAATCTTCTCAAACTATTGGGCCTAAGCAACTTAATGGAGAACCAAAACTGAAGCATTCAGTCACAAGGAAACCCACTAAGAAAAgcacaatttttcaaaaataaggaaaaaaatcaaaacactaCATAAATCTTTATAGGaaacataatttcaaatatttttgacaAGGCCCCACaacccccaccccccccccccccccccccgcgcggggaaaaaaacaaattgataGCGTTCGatctgaatcaaaattaaaccaaagaaaaatcGAGAAACTTACTTTGCGTCGCAGGAACCGAGCCATTGACATCGGATTTCGGTTCATCTTCAACAACAACTGGCTTATTATCATCCTCAACAACCgccttttcttcttccttcacCGGAACCTCTTCTACTTTAACTGTCTCTTCCGCGACCTCTGCCTGCTGCTTCGCCGTCCCTCTCGTAGCTCTCGCCGTCCTCCTCGGCCCCGCTGCTCCTCGTTTTACTGTTCGCGGTGGCATTATCGCCTTTATAGGAAGAATAATCCCTAACCTAATTGACAAGAAGCAGATACCCTAGAATTTGATTTGTGAAAAAGAACCCTAATTTCACCAATTTGATGTAAAGGAATGAATTAAGGAGACTAAACCAAAAAAACCCTAAATATAAAGCGAAGCTGGATAATGTGTTTTTGCAATATAGAACTAACTGATTCTTTTCCGTGTTAAAGTCTGAAAGAGAAAACGAGTGTGTAAGTGTTTTATTGACCACCGCTTGATCCGCTGTTGTCGGTAATTGATTTGTGAAGTTTTGGAGAAATTGATTAGGTATCTGTTATGCGTGATACAGAGGATTAAAGCTCGTCAACGATGACTTGGAAACCAATTAATAATCGATTGTTTGGTTTTATGATGTACTTTTAACCTGAAGTATAGGATCTTGGATTTTTGTTCGTTCAGTCACCAGCATTGCAACGCGACACGTGTAAGCAGGAagttataataaaaagaaaaatatagaatTAGAAAAGACAAATTCCTTgtctaagaatttttttttaatggaataaAATACAATTGCTATATTTAGCACCAGAATTTAATATTGtccagaattttttttttttacaaattactCACAAATTCATCTAagaattaatgttaaaaaaattctaaaaaatttggAAGAATAATAGCTCCACCCACAAATTAGTGGGAGAGCAGGCAACTCCcattctatatatatttatccGTTCAAATCCAGGCCCCAGACCCAGAGTCTAATTTTATActataagaaataattaatttaaatttgaaagtttAAACATAAAtacgaaaaaaaataattatgtttttctaaaagaaaatatttgtgaAAGTTCcctcttttattatataaatatttttttagtaatgcTATTTgtacataaaaatataaaattacacaCTAAGAGACAAAACAAGAAACATTTCACTAAGAGACATTTATTTAGTTTAGGCTATGGCTACCGCGGAACTGTTATAAAGTAGAGAATGAATCACAGTCACGAGTACGAATCACAGCCACATACGCAAATagataaatagtaaaaaaaattatgataactTTAATCGTGTGGTTATAAAAGTATGATCTACCTTAGAGAATTTGATCGTGTAGTTATGAAAGGGTGCTCTATTTTAAAGCAATTCCAACATAGTCAGAACCTATAACTTATTATATGACAGACAGTCcacaaaaataacattaaaaaatcatataaacaaaattgactttttattGATAATACTATGTGTAAATTGAATAAGATGATTGTTTAAGGcacaagaaaatgattaaataaataaacaaataatgttaaaaaatcgACTATAACAAATCTTGTACTAATCATAAAAATCTTGGGTATGCTAAAGTAGAGA encodes:
- the RRMP1 gene encoding RNA recognition motif protein 1 isoform X3, whose translation is MPPRTVKRGAAGPRRTARATRGTAKQQAEVAEETVKVEEVPVKEEEKAVVEDDNKPVVVEDEPKSDVNGSVPATQKEDEVKESVDEYEKDERLDLDDNEPEYEPEEYGGVDYDDKETEHEDVQEVGNEEDEHDDENVGEEEEDDLAEGEMEDVPEEHGQGEEEVENAGEEAERPEMVDAEEHDHHEMFQERRKRKEFEVFVGGLDKDVVGDDLRKVFSQVGEVTEVRLMMNPQTKKNKGFAFLRFATVEQARQAVTELKNPVINGKQCGVTPSQDSDTLFLGNICKTWTKEALKEKLKHYGVDNVEDLTLVEDSNNEGMNRGFAFLEFSSRSDAMDAFKRLQKRDVLFGVDRPAKVSFADSFIDPGDEIMAQVKTVFVDGLPASWDEDRVRELLKNYGEITKIELARNMPSAKRKDFGFVTFDTHDAAVTCAKSINNAELGEGDNKAKVRARLSRPLQRGKGKHASRGDFRSGRGTGRATRGSWGLPSPRSLPGRSARGIGSRLPPASVKRPVPVRDRRPIMSMTARARPMPPPPPRSYDRRAPVPSYPKPGLKREYGRRDEVPPPRSRAPVDYGSRVVPDRRPYRDEYTSRGSGYPDMPRSTSRGAARRPYVDDGYAQRFERPPPSYREGRARDYETVSGSKRPYSVVDDVPPRYADPGVRHSRARLDYDLGGGAPQYGDAYGDRMGRSNLGYGGSRSSISSQDSHGLYSSRQGMGYGGSYSGGDVGGMYSSSYGSDYMPRGSDQVGGSSYSSMYPGRGVGGSSYMGSGGSGSYY
- the RRMP1 gene encoding RNA recognition motif protein 1 isoform X1; this encodes MPPRTVKRGAAGPRRTARATRGTAKQQAEVAEETVKVEEVPVKEEEKAVVEDDNKPVVVEDEPKSDVNGSVPATQKEDEVKESVDEYEKDERLDLDDNEPEYEPEEYGGVDYDDKETEHEDVQEVGNEEDEHDDENVGEEEEDDLAEGEMEDVPEEHGQGEEEVENAGEEAERPEMVDAEEHDHHEMFQERRKRKEFEVFVGGLDKDVVGDDLRKVFSQVGEVTEVRLMMNPQTKKNKGFAFLRFATVEQARQAVTELKNPVINGKQCGVTPSQDSDTLFLGNICKTWTKEALKEKLKHYGVDNVEDLTLVEDSNNEGMNRGFAFLEFSSRSDAMDAFKRLQKRDVLFGVDRPAKVSFADSFIDPGDEIMAQVKTVFVDGLPASWDEDRVRELLKNYGEITKIELARNMPSAKRKDFGFVTFDTHDAAVTCAKSINNAELGEGDNKAKVRARLSRPLQRGKGKHASRGDFRSGRGTGRATRGSWGLPSPRSLPGRSARGIGSRLPPASVKRPVPVRDRRPIMSMTARARPMPPPPPRSYDRRAPVPSYPKPGLKREYGRRDEVPPPRSRAPVDYGSRVVPDRRPYRDEYTSRGSGYPDMPRSTSRGAARRPYVDDGYAQRFERPPPSYREGRARDYETVSGSKRPYSVVDDVPPRYADPGVRHSRARLDYDLGGGAPQYGDAYGDRMGRSNLGYGGSRSSISSQDSHGLYSSRQGMGYGGGSYSGGDVGGMYSSSYGSDYMPRGSDQVGGSSYSSMYPGRGVGGSSYMGSGGSGSYY
- the LOC102621214 gene encoding uncharacterized protein LOC102621214 isoform X2 — encoded protein: MGRRQTDSELSRLAVLIIFVLGCISFFMFYFCFSVGYKPSTSHVSLDSTLSFSGGGQEEEEEEERCCRGIEHLELWGDAVKWGANFKVNSSKECCMACKDTCEAEDRPCSCDSWVFCGDKQACGSRFGECWLKKQKDALEPNPRDARDQVMWTSGLIFGKGEGIVRLETEYGTLHVKLLASRHCVGCQFHRAESRGTHWDTEGNHIENAPGGYGPPFALIQGSLETHSITFKEIPLEVCSTIRRGSVAWVGSGPEFFISLANHNEWKKVYTVFGIVLPEDMAIAERIARLPTKQEVWSNVNVSVLEKPIPLRFRRISTSQATL
- the RRMP1 gene encoding RNA recognition motif protein 1; translation: MPPRTVKRGAAGPRRTARATRGTAKQQAEVAEETVKVEEVPVKEEEKAVVEDDNKPVVVEDEPKSDVNGSVPATQKEDEVKESVDEYEKDERLDLDDNEPEYEPEEYGGVDYDDKETEHEDVQEVGNEEDEHDDENVGEEEEDDLAEGEMEDVPEEHGQGEEEVENAGEEAERPEMVDAEEHDHHEMFQERRKRKEFEVFVGGLDKDVVGDDLRKVFSQVGEVTEVRLMMNPQTKKNKGFAFLRFATVEQARQAVTELKNPVINGKQCGVTPSQDSDTLFLGNICKTWTKEALKEKLKHYGVDNVEDLTLVEDSNNEGMNRGFAFLEFSSRSDAMDAFKRLQKRDVLFGVDRPAKVSFADSFIDPGDEIMAQVKTVFVDGLPASWDEDRVRELLKNYGEITKIELARNMPSAKRKDFGFVTFDTHDAAVTCAKSINNAELGEGDNKAKVRARLSRPLQRGKGKHASRGDFRSGRGTGRATRGSWGLPSPRSLPGRSARGIGSRLPPASVKRPVPVRDRRPIMSMTARARPMPPPPPRSYDRRAPVPSYPKPGLKREYGRRDEVPPPRSRAPVDYGSRVVPDRRPYRDEYTSRGSGYPDMPRSTSRGAARRPYVDDGYAQRFERPPPSYREGRARDYETVSGSKRPYSVVDDVPPRYADPGVRHSRARLDYDLGGGAPQYGDAYGDRMGRSNLGYGGSRSSISSQDSHGLYSSRQGMGYGGSYSGGDVGGMYSSSYGSDYMPRGSDVGGSSYSSMYPGRGVGGSSYMGSGGSGSYY
- the RRMP1 gene encoding RNA recognition motif protein 1 isoform X2 — translated: MPPRTVKRGAAGPRRTARATRGTAKQQAEVAEETVKVEEVPVKEEEKAVVEDDNKPVVVEDEPKSDVNGSVPATQKEDEVKESVDEYEKDERLDLDDNEPEYEPEEYGGVDYDDKETEHEDVQEVGNEEDEHDDENVGEEEEDDLAEGEMEDVPEEHGQGEEEVENAGEEAERPEMVDAEEHDHHEMFQERRKRKEFEVFVGGLDKDVVGDDLRKVFSQVGEVTEVRLMMNPQTKKNKGFAFLRFATVEQARQAVTELKNPVINGKQCGVTPSQDSDTLFLGNICKTWTKEALKEKLKHYGVDNVEDLTLVEDSNNEGMNRGFAFLEFSSRSDAMDAFKRLQKRDVLFGVDRPAKVSFADSFIDPGDEIMAQVKTVFVDGLPASWDEDRVRELLKNYGEITKIELARNMPSAKRKDFGFVTFDTHDAAVTCAKSINNAELGEGDNKAKVRARLSRPLQRGKGKHASRGDFRSGRGTGRATRGSWGLPSPRSLPGRSARGIGSRLPPASVKRPVPVRDRRPIMSMTARARPMPPPPPRSYDRRAPVPSYPKPGLKREYGRRDEVPPPRSRAPVDYGSRVVPDRRPYRDEYTSRGSGYPDMPRSTSRGAARRPYVDDGYAQRFERPPPSYREGRARDYETVSGSKRPYSVVDDVPPRYADPGVRHSRARLDYDLGGGAPQYGDAYGDRMGRSNLGYGGSRSSISSQDSHGLYSSRQGMGYGGGSYSGGDVGGMYSSSYGSDYMPRGSDVGGSSYSSMYPGRGVGGSSYMGSGGSGSYY
- the LOC102621214 gene encoding uncharacterized protein LOC102621214 isoform X1, whose protein sequence is MGRRQTDSELSRLAVLIIFVLGCISFFMFYFCFSVGYKPSTSHVSLDSTLSFSGGGQEEEEEEERCCRGIEHLELWGDAVKWGANFKVNSSKECCMACKDTCEAEDRPCSCDSWVFCGDKQACGSRFGECWLKKQKDALEPNPRDARDQVMWTSGLIFGKGEGIVRLETEYGTLHVKLLPDSAPLSVAYMLELLASRHCVGCQFHRAESRGTHWDTEGNHIENAPGGYGPPFALIQGSLETHSITFKEIPLEVCSTIRRGSVAWVGSGPEFFISLANHNEWKKVYTVFGIVLPEDMAIAERIARLPTKQEVWSNVNVSVLEKPIPLRFRRISTSQATL